The genomic window GGCGCGCCAACAGCCAACAGAACAACTTGCCATGAAGAAAGCTCGCCAAACACAGGCAGCATAACCTTTTCGGCGCCATCAGTAACTTTGAAAATAATAGAAATCATGAAGGAGGTAATCGTTGAAGCAATAAATAATGCGGCTGAATAGGTCGCAATGGGCTTCGCTCTACGCTCTTTCGGGAAGCTATCTCCGATTATAGAAAAAGCAGCAGGGCTCATTACCGCCTCACCGACACCCACCATCATTCGCGCCAAAAAAAACAAAACAAAGGTGGTCATCAAGCCTGTGGCCATCGTCGAAACGGACCAAACCGCGATACCAAAAGCAATGATCCAAACGCGTTTTTTGCGGTCGACCATCATCCCAAAGGGAATGGCGCATAGAGCATAAAGGAGCGTAAATGCAGGCCCAGTAAGTAGGCCAACCTGACTGTCAGTAAATAAAAGATCCGCTTTGATATCCTTGATGAGGTAACCAAGGATATATCGATCCATCATCGAGAAAATATAAGCAAGAGTTAGAAATCCAACTAAGCTCCATGCATATGTTGGCTTCGGATAGTCTATCTTTGCCTCATTCATGCTGCAGCCTTTGTAATAAGATAGATAACAACCAAATTTCCATCGAAATCAACAATGCCGATTTCTCTACCTTCTCGTCCATCTTTCGTAATCAACTTATCTTCTGGATAAACTTTCAACCCCAAAACCTTTGACTCAGCGACAACTCGGTCAATCTCAGGAATCTCTAAAATAATTGCGCTTCGGCGCGGCGTAGCCGCAATCGGTTTGGCCTCTGGTACTTCAGTCAGAGCCATGACATTTCTTTGCTCGGTTGTTCCTAAGACAGCAAACCGCATTTTATTCGACTTATCTATCTCAAAAACGTCGTAGCTATAGCTGTCCTCAGCGCTCTCTTTTACGAAAACGACATCAAACCCCAGAACCCCTTCATAAAAAGTCAAAGCCCTTTCAATATTGGCAACAACAAAGTTTGATCTTTGGAATCTTAGTTTAGGTTTCTCACTCATCTAACTTCACCTTTACGCAGCGCGTCCCTATATTATTGCCTGAGTAAACGCCGATGAG from Litorimonas taeanensis includes these protein-coding regions:
- a CDS encoding VOC family protein, coding for MSEKPKLRFQRSNFVVANIERALTFYEGVLGFDVVFVKESAEDSYSYDVFEIDKSNKMRFAVLGTTEQRNVMALTEVPEAKPIAATPRRSAIILEIPEIDRVVAESKVLGLKVYPEDKLITKDGREGREIGIVDFDGNLVVIYLITKAAA